The nucleotide sequence GGGATGGGGCGCGCCATCCGCGAGTTCAAGAAGGCCACCAACGAGGTGAAGGACTCCGTGGCGAACGCCACGACCACCCACAGCGAGCCGGTCCCCCCTGCCGCCCCCACCCCCGCGCCCAAGCCCGACGTCCCCACCGCACCGGCGTCCGGGGTCCCCGAGGAGCCCAGCACCCGGGTCTGAGCGGGCCGGTCGCCGGCGCATCGCCGGC is from Candidatus Dormiibacterota bacterium and encodes:
- the tatA gene encoding twin-arginine translocase TatA/TatE family subunit, which translates into the protein MPFVSPGHIWLILLLLIVVLIIWGPGKLPDVGAGMGRAIREFKKATNEVKDSVANATTTHSEPVPPAAPTPAPKPDVPTAPASGVPEEPSTRV